One Mercurialis annua linkage group LG3, ddMerAnnu1.2, whole genome shotgun sequence DNA window includes the following coding sequences:
- the LOC126671687 gene encoding transcription factor MYB63 yields the protein MGKGRAPCCDKSQVKKGPWSPAEDLRLITFIQKHGHENWRALPKQAGLLRCGKSCRLRWINYLRPDVKRGNFTKEEEDTVIQLHQTLGNKWSKIATHLPGRTDNEIKNVWNTHLKKRLSFKDDKSCNSKYESSTTTSSSSSSSCTIMSSGKTNDHHADSVTKKKPKELSTSSTSSINSNIHNQSKNSEPLFNFTEPFGEEITAEDELEIPFESDLDFWNMLDGLNTSVSITNNNNNNNIGEEAYKGGEVDNSKWLRYLENELGLEDASKNDEPENFQYEIEIPMKPEVYHMWPSL from the exons atGGGGAAAGGAAGAGCACCATGCTGTGATAAGAGTCAAGTAAAAAAAGGTCCATGGAGCCCTGCTGAAGATTTAAGGCTCATCACTTTTATTCAGAAACATGGCCATGAAAATTGGAGGGCTCTCCCTAAACAAGCTG GGTTGCTAAGATGCGGGAAAAGCTGTCGTTTGAGATGGATTAATTACCTAAGACCAGACGTAAAGCGAGGGAATTTCACCAAAGAAGAAGAGGACACCGTAATTCAATTGCACCAAACTTTGGGAAACAA gtGGTCAAAAATTGCAACCCATTTACCGGGCAGAACAGACAATGAGATCAAGAACGTATGGAACACACATTTAAAGAAAAGATTATCATTCAAAGACGATAAATCTTGTAATAGTAAATACGAATCTTCAACTACAAcatcttcatcatcttcttcatcatgCACAATCATGTCTTCTGGTAAAACAAACGATCATCATGCAGATTCAGTCACCAAGAAAAAACCTAAAGAATTGTCAACCTCATCAACTTCATCCATTAACTCCAATATACATAACCAGTCTAAAAACAGTGAGCCACTTTTCAACTTCACAGAGCCATTCGGTGAAGAAATTACAGCTGAAGATGAGCTCGAGATTCCGTTCGAGTCCGATTTGGATTTTTGGAACATGTTAGATGGATTAAATACTTCCGTATCGATcacgaataataataataacaataatattgGTGAAGAAGCGTATAAAGGTGGTGAAGTTGATAATAGTAAGTGGCTACGTTACTTGGAGAACGAGTTAGGGTTAGAAGATGCATCCAAAAATGATGAACCTGAGAATTTTCAGTATGAGATTGAGATTCCGATGAAGCCAGAAGTTTATCATATGTGGCCTTCTTTAtga